In one window of Octopus bimaculoides isolate UCB-OBI-ISO-001 chromosome 20, ASM119413v2, whole genome shotgun sequence DNA:
- the LOC106869204 gene encoding dnaJ homolog subfamily B member 9: MYFNKMLLFTALSSVLVQEVISFEANRDLYEILGTKRGASQKTIRSAFRKLALKYHPDKNKDNPEAEKKFVEISKAYEILSNNEKKERYDKFGDTGDSQDDFSHGTHSFNFEDLFGSSFDNFFSSSHRSSQNSQGRGGGGQYIKINDDDSFFRFDDFFGDSDDNDDFFSFDHFEDFFEQPHAKYSGHMNSFFSSSHSSGGQKCRTVTQRIGNMMTTRTECS, translated from the exons atgtattttaacaaaatgctACTCTTCACTGCTCTGTCAAGCGTTCTTGTACAGGAGGTCATATCATTTGAGGCAAACAGAGATCTGTATGAAATACTTGGCACAAAACGAGGAGCTTCTCAAAAGACAATTAGGAGTGCCTTTAGAAAATTAGCCCTAAAATATCACccagataaaaataaagataacccTGAGGCTGAAAAAAAATTTGTAGAAATTAGTAAAG cttaTGAAATCTTGTCAAACAACGAGAAGAAGGAACGTTACGACAAATTCGGCGACACAGGTGATAGCCAGGATGACTTCTCTCATGGAacacattcttttaattttgaagaCTTGTTTGGATCCAGCTTTGATAATTTCTTCTCATCCAGTCATCGCAGCAGTCAGAATTCCCAGGGAAGAGGTGGAGGGGGACAGTACATAAAAATTAACGACGACGATTCTTTCTTCAGATTTGATGATTTTTttggtgatagtgatgacaacgatgattttttcagttttgatcattttgaagatttttttgaACAACCTCATGCTAAATATAGTGGACATATGAACAGCTTTTTTAGTTCATCGCATTCATCAG GTGGTCAGAAATGTCGGACAGTTACCCAGAGAATCGGAAATATGATGACAACTCGGACAGAATGTTCATAA